A stretch of the Melanotaenia boesemani isolate fMelBoe1 chromosome 24, fMelBoe1.pri, whole genome shotgun sequence genome encodes the following:
- the LOC121635322 gene encoding glycoprotein hormone beta-5-like has protein sequence MLSCFLLWMSLQPDSRNHVSAVNLRRFIGCAVREFTFLARKPGCGSLHITTDACWGRCETWEKPVLEHPFIESYQQVCTYNRTRLVTVKLPDCQPHVDPTYTHPVALRCDCGVCLTSTTECITSV, from the exons ATGCTCAGCTGCTTCCTGCTCTGGATGTCTCTGCAGCCAGATTCCCGTAATCATGTGTCAGCAGTCAACCTGCGGCGTTTCATTGGTTGTGCAGTTCGGGAGTTTACTTTCCTGGCCAGGAAGCCTGGATGTGGCAGCCTGCACATCACCACCGATGCCTGCTGGGGGCGCTGTGAGACCTGGGAG aaaCCGGTCCTTGAGCATCCGTTCATCGAGTCCTACCAGCAGGTTTGTACCTACAACAGGACTCGTCTGGTCACTGTGAAACTACCCGACTGCCAGCCCCATGTGGACCCCACCTACACCCATCCTGTGGCCCTGAGATGTGACTGTGGGGTCTGTCTGACAAGCACCACTGAATGCATAACATCTGTGTGA